In Gossypium raimondii isolate GPD5lz chromosome 12, ASM2569854v1, whole genome shotgun sequence, a single window of DNA contains:
- the LOC105762418 gene encoding phospholipase A(1) DAD1, chloroplastic — protein MSLSMKPATPCTFPTTTRPAKHVSVRCCTLTQTAVRPLKMSLDTHQPAVKSWEHLLDPLDYDPMASLFTSRAVKLGNKWKEYLGVKNWEGLLDPLDENLRGEILRYGSFVEAAYRSFNFDSSSSSYGACRYPKSTLLARSGLHQTGYRLTRHLRATSGIRLPRWVEMAPNWVATKSSWIGYVAVCQDKEEIARLGRRDVVIALRGTATGLEWLENFRATLTPVPNADTKPTHHDDGDGDDSEPMVETGFLSLYTSGTDEVPSLQEMVREEISRLLQTYGDQPLSLTITGHSLGAALATLTAYDIKTTFKRAPMVTVMSFGGPRVGNRSFRCQLEKQGTKVLRIVNSDDLITKVPGFVLEEEDADVPKDQNVYVAGLPSWIQKRVEDTQWVYAEVGRELKLRSRSCPYLKNINVATCHDLKTYLHLVNYS, from the coding sequence ATGAGTCTCTCAATGAAACCAGCAACGCCATGCACATTTCCCACCACAACTAGACCAGCCAAGCATGTTTCTGTCCGTTGCTGCACTCTCACTCAAACGGCTGTGAGACCACTCAAAATGTCCTTAGATACTCATCAACCGGCAGTCAAGAGTTGGGAACATTTGCTCGACCCTCTTGATTATGACCCAATGGCTTCACTTTTCACATCTAGAGCCGTTAAGTTGGGCAACAAATGGAAGGAGTATCTAGGGGTTAAAAACTGGGAAGGTTTACTCGATCCATTAGACGAAAATTTGCGGGGCGAAATACTTCGGTACGGTAGCTTTGTTGAAGCTGCATATAGGTCATTTAACTTCGATTCGTCGTCGTCGTCGTACGGAGCTTGCAGGTACCCGAAAAGTACATTATTAGCCCGTTCGGGGTTGCACCAAACCGGTTATCGTTTAACTAGACATTTACGTGCCACGTCAGGGATACGATTGCCACGTTGGGTTGAAATGGCGCCAAACTGGGTGGCAACGAAGTCTAGCTGGATTGGTTACGTGGCAGTCTGTCAGGATAAAGAGGAAATCGCCAGGCTTGGCCGGAGAGACGTGGTGATTGCTTTGAGAGGCACCGCTACTGGTCTTGAATGGCTTGAAAATTTCCGTGCTACTCTTACTCCAGTCCCCAATGCTGACACCAAACCTACACACCACGATGACGGCGACGGCGACGACTCGGAACCCATGGTGGAAACCGGGTTCCTCAGCCTTTACACGTCGGGAACAGACGAGGTACCGAGCTTACAAGAAATGGTCCGTGAAGAAATCTCACGGTTGCTACAAACGTACGGTGACCAGCCTCTGAGTTTAACCATCACAGGACACAGTCTCGGTGCGGCTCTGGCTACTCTGACCGCTTACGACATAAAAACCACCTTTAAACGTGCTCCGATGGTGACCGTCATGTCGTTCGGAGGTCCACGTGTAGGTAACCGGAGCTTTCGTTGCCAACTAGAGAAACAAGGGACGAAAGTGTTGAGAATAGTGAACTCTGATGATCTTATCACAAAAGTACCCGGGTTCGTACTAGAGGAAGAAGACGCTGACGTGCCGAAAGACCAAAACGTCTACGTGGCGGGTTTGCCTAGCTGGATCCAAAAACGGGTCGAAGACACACAGTGGGTATACGCGGAGGTAGGAAGAGAGCTTAAACTCCGCAGCAGAAGCTGCCCGTACCTTAAAAATATCAACGTTGCCACATGTCACGACCTCAAAACATACCTCCATTTAGTCAACTATTCATGA